CGGTGACCCAAAAAAGGATGGCATTGAGTGCAAGCTCTTCTAAGCTCTCGCTTCTCATGTTTCGCCTCCCTTGCACGAaaggacgcgcagagaaagTGACAAGTGAGACGGCGGAACAAAGAAAaaggcgcgctcgccagcagaCACTtgcattcatatatatatatatatatatatatatatatatatatgagtatatgtatatacgccAAGAGGAGCCTGAGGATTCAGGTTCTAGCGCATGCATACAGATCACACCTTCGAAACGGCCATAGGAGGACGGAAGAACGGCACACGCaacgaaaaaagaaaacctGAGAGAGACAAACGTATGCGAATGCGTACGTGAGCAGAACAATAGAAAGCCGGAAGAAAACGTCCTAAAAAAAAGATCCTCGAGAAAACGTATATCTACTCGCGCGCATCGACAGAAAGATATAGACGCATTCACTGCGTCACGCGAGATCGCCACCGCGCCCATCGCTTGCCGGtctacagttctgcttaaactgagcagtcaagtaggtacaaaccgtacaaggattaattatgtccatctgtgcgtctaagttgagactatcggttatatgTTTAAGACactaacttcccggctaaacattGACgtattaaaccagcctggggTCATGAAAGTACTTTATATGGTAAGATGGAGCGTCGCTTCCGCTTTCCGCAAACGTGTGCGTTTCCATCTGTAGAACTAGCCATACAGGCACACACGTGTATACGCTTGTATGCTTATATGCATCATTCGTgacacatgcatgcagtgCCTGGTCAAGGCCAAACGCAGGCAACAACTCAAGCTTGTTCTTCGCAGCAGGAACGCACCTCCAACCCTGCACGCGGCAAACGATTCCATAcacataaatatgtatatatatatatatatatatatatatatatatatatatatgcgcatgcaggcacgCGTACGCACAAGTATACATGCAtccatgtatgtatgtataaatGCGCGCGTTTCGCGAGGACGTCTAGCACTGACTGATGGGCTTCGGCTTCTTCGGAGGGGGCGGTTTCTGCCAGTCGCGGGTCGCTCTTTGTCTCCGTAGCTTCTCGCATTCGCCTCGTAGCGGCACGCCGAATCGAGTGAAAACTGAGAAGAACAACGCACGCGACAGAGTACCTGTAGGTTCAGTATGGTTgactcaaagtatttgttctGAACTTGGCAGTAGTCTTGGTTGGACATTGTGTCTTCCACTAAGTCTGCCACACATCAgacgcgctcgtcgcctACCCCGCCCCTGAGAAGAAAGTTACCTCCGAGCAACTGCGCACGCTAGGTGCAGCCAATCTCTTTTTCTGATCAAATAAAAATACAagtgtatacatatatgtatatatatatacatatatatatatatatatgagcaCGTTGCTGGAAGTCACCACTCTCTGTGCGTGTCGAGCCTGATAGACTGCAAAGACGCTGAGCAGAGAAGCGCCGTCTGTTCTGCACGCAGGCCACTCTAACGCGGTAACCAGAGGCCTCACGtttatatatacagataAATAAATTTACTGTTCCACATCcttccctcctccctcgctctgACGCGTTTACACGCGACTCGCCTCGACGGCAGAATCGTgagggcgcggccggcggggGCTTCTGACCCGCCGAGCGTCTCAGGGTCGAGTtttttgcgtttttttctctccctcgcttccTTTGGTACCTGCGACGACGGAAGCCCACTCCTTGGGGAGGAACTCCTTTTCTTTGAGAAGTGCGACTTTGCCGACGTGCTTGAGGACTTGGTCGTTGTTGTAGTTGAGGCGGTTGCAGGcctggaggaagaaggcgattTGCTtggcggagagcgaagcgatCTCCTCGGTTCGCGCGAGGAGCTTCTGCACGCAGTCCTCGAAAAAGCTGGAGTCGTCTGAAGTCACGTTGATGCCACCTTTGCGGTCTGCTGTGCCTTCCAGCCCGCGCGTGTAGGAGCAGAAGACGGTCACCAGCTGGGACAGCGAGAGGTCGCTGCGACTCGAAACGTGGCTTGCGAGCTCGCGAAACAGGGGCATGCAGTTCGTCTGCGTAAGCGAGAGTGCCCAAATCAGATTTTGCAGCACTTCGTTCGAAATCGTCacgggccgcgcgcgcagctgaccAAACAACGCGTCAGACAAACGCGTGACGGTCTTCGTGAAGTCGTCGAACCTGGAAAcaaggcagccgcgcagccacgAATCGCTtccggaggcgcggagcgacAACGGAAACGCAAACCCGAAACCCTGAACCCGTCGGGGACagacatacacacatatatataaatatatacatatatacacatatatatatatacatacaaatCTATACATTCATATACaaatgtatacatatatatacatatacatcacatatatacaaatctatacatatatatacatatagatatatatacaaatctatacatatacacacacatatatatacatatatatatatatgtacacggTAGGGGGGGAGCGAATCTggagaggcgaacgcgcctctgctgtcCTCTTCGACGCAGGTCTCGTTCCACGGGGAGGCTGGGGTGCATGCATCGCCTGTGTTGTCTACCATGGGAGACGCCGATACATTAAGGCCGACCTCTGGTTCGAACCCCGAAAGGGTTTAGGGCATATTTATGCATatacgtgcatatatatatgtatgcatatatgcaggTATGTCCGCATGAAGCTagaggcgcgcagcatcTGGCGCGCACTTCGGCGCATACGCGTGCGTAGATTGGTCACAAGGCCCCCGCCGGCTATTTCGTATTCTCGTTGCTCTATTCGATTTTTTTGCGTTCTCACTTGACGTCTTCCTGGTGGCTGCCAGCGACCCGTCCGAAGGTGCTTCCGGGAGCGGGGTTTTTCACGTGTTGTTTTTcggcttccttctcgcggacgccggcgtTTCGCATGCGGATCTCGCGGCGCATGTCAAGCAGCTGGTCGCGGAAGACTTGTCTgccctgcagcgcgaggcggaggagaagcgccCCCAGCACTGCGGGGTGCCGCTCCGCCCTCTGGATGCACAGAGtcacgaggcgccgcagaccgtCGTAGTCGCGCGCCTGTTCGATACGCTTGAGCATCTCCGGCTCGCTGTAGATCCCCGCGTTGCGCGAGTGCGTCGAGAAGGCCGTGaacgcgctgccggcgtcggacgccgccgccgagtccGCCACtgacgccgcgtcggcgttctcgatcgccgcggcgccctccgcgggctGGAAAGTCGCGGTGATTTTTCCGTCGGActccgccttctgctgctgcagcagagtgAAGtacgcgagctgcgcgaagGGATCCATGGCGCCTTCgagcgcgcgtggctgcggcgcgtacaccgcggcgaacgccggcgcggagtgacacgagggaggaggcggaggagaaggagggggaggccgattcggaggaagcgagacgTTGGCAGCACCCGCAGgcggagcgcgagaggcaaaaggcggcggaggcacacACGACcccagcgcgcgccgcggcgccggcgtcagAACTAccggcgtgcgcgccgcggaggctggcggcggcggacacGGCGGACACggtgcgcacgcgccgggAGGAGACGGTCGCTGCCCTGCAAAGGCGAATTTTTCATTCCCTCGTTTCCAGTCCcggtcgcgcttcttcttctctcgcgtggTCTTCTGCGGCGTAAAAGGCAGCGCTTTGTCTGTCGCCGTATCTCCATCTCGAGCTTCCTCTTCACACCTCGcactcgcgtcgcctgcgggctcGGGCGCGTCGATGGGACGGGCGACTCTCTGAGGCTCCTttccgctctcttctgcttcggATGCAGGACAGACAGGCAGCTGAGAGTCCTCCGCAGAGActgctttcgcctccgcacaGGCTTGGTTTCCATTCTCCAGCGCACCGCTTGCGGGCGTTgcgtccttctccgcagcTTGTCCTGCAGGGGAGGCCTTTGCGGCCTCTCTTGTTGTCTCTGCAGTCTCGGCGCcaccttcttctgcttcttccttgCCTGCTCTCTCAGCCTCATTCggcgcgtccttctccgctgccgcctcctccgctgccgcctcctccgttgctgcctcctccgctgccttcgccttccgctcccgcgcctcctctcgcgcctcggcttCACGTCCGCAGCTGTTGGCCTCCTCTGTCTTTTTCGCCTCAgcgtccttctctctcccagccgccttcttcctcgcgtctcctttAGCCGCATAGgcagccttcgccttcgcctttgGCCCCTTCCGCGCCatggctcgccgcgcgattTCACTTGCTCAGGTTCCTGTGAAGATGGAAAAaagaaggcgctgctgtGAACGCCCGCGCGCCAGCTGCCAGATAGCAGAGAGCACGCGACACACCGAGGCCTGCGCACTCGTCATCCAAGGCTTGCTGGCTTTTCCGCAAAGCAAATAGCttggaggcgagagggaaTCGAAACGAGGCGCGTTTGTGGCTCTCGAGGGCTGCAGTGCGTGAATCTCTGGGCTGTGGCAGCAGGTTGCATGCAGTGGAGGGCGCGAGACGATAGAGGGGGGAAACGCCCTGGCAAGgggaagaaagaaaggcaGTAACGCGCGGAGAGTGGAAGAGGGACGGCTCGAGGATGTGGAGACTTtcgagaggaggcaggagagGACGAGAAATTGGTAACTGGACGGAGAGATGAAAGGTCCTGGTGGCGGCCGGCAGGAAAGACAGACGAAACGGCGAGGTGTCAGAGTGTCAAGAAATTGGAAAAAACCAAGAAAAAAATCTGGGGTGTATGGCTACCACAATGACGAAACACTACCCGAATTTAAATTCTCGAAACTCGTCCATCTGGCGCTGGTTGGGGAGTCACTTCTTGCATCTCTGCAGCAGATCGAAGCGCCCAGAGTCCAGAGTCGCTCAGCTCACACGCGAGGAAAAAAGCAGACGAACAGACGACAAACAGAAAACAGAAGACTTTGCTCTCCAGTGTATATGCAGTGTTTTGAATAGAGTCGTGGAAACCGAAGAGTGCCTGGGCTCAACGGGAGAAGAGAGTTCTGCGCCGCAAGTGTCTCTCCAGTCCCGTTCTCCCCTCCGAAGCGCTGAGAGAAgacaagagagaagacaagaGAACAatgagagagaaagagggtGTTTTTTGAGAGAAGAAATTTGCTTCTTTCCAGGGAAACGAAAACTCAGCGGGCAGGGATGCAACGTCGACAGaaactgcatgcgcgagtACGCACATCTCGCTCGCTCTACAGGGCTGCTTATCTTTCCTGCCTGAACAGGTCAATTGGGTTTAAAAAAAAGATCTGTGTCTTTTTTAGAGAAAGATTcgtgtctgtgtctctgcgccttccaATGCACATGCTTCTTTGTGCGGTCCCGTCTGAGTCGCTTGTTAGTTTCGCGACCACGAGGGCGTCCGGTCGTTGATTCTTCTTTCCACTTAACCTTTTCTCGGGATTTTACGTGTTTTCCGTCACAGTTGCGCGTGTAGAGGTTCGAAGGAAACGCGAGCTTGGCAGCATATGGTTGTGTAGCCTTGAGTCAGCCTCGACGGGAGAGTCCTGCGTGCTGAGGTCATATTTTGGGTCATTGTGGCGCTCGGAatgtcctctccctctcgccttccagcATTTTTCCTTctggcgcgcgtctctcatCTCTGTCTTGCTTCCAGTGCTCGCCGTTTCCGGTTTTTCTGCAGCAGGCCCTGCCCATAGCCTCTTTGCTCCGTGCCTTCTCGCCTTGGCTCTCGGGTTGCCATCTTTtccccgccgcagcggcctcgcaaGCGCCTCCTTCGAAGAAGCGTTTCGTTCTGTTTTGCCCCTCCATTGCGTGTTCGACAAGGTGTAGGTACGCCGCTGTGTTGCGCACGCCCCAggctctgcgtgtgcgttctTTCTGTTTCGCGATGGAGAAATgcaagcgagaggaggctcCGGAAGGCAGCTCTATGCCACCGCCCAAGCGCGTCTGCTTCAAAGCTGAGCAAGACGTGAAACTCGTGGATAAGTGCGTTATCAGAGAAGAAAGTGCCCGCGAAGCTCTCGACGCTGAGTCTGCGGAAGATCGCAGCGACCTCGACGCTCGCTACCCCAAAGATGAAGTACGCCGCATAATCTGCCTCCTTCTAGTCCATTTACGCGCGTAGACAGGAAAGACTATCCTAGGCAGACGCCCGAAACCTTAATGGGCATGAATCCAGATATGCATGTATCTCTTCGTTTTGCGCGCGAGTCACTTCAACGCAGATACGCACAGAGGGCTGTTGGAGCGACGGACGGAGGGAGCATGTGGTGTCGAGATGCGCCCTCGAGTGTTCATACAGAAATATAGGCAGATGtgtgtacgtatatatatttatgtatttCTGCGGCGGTTTAACCAGAGTGGACGCTTGCTGAGGGAGGCATCCGCGCGTGTGAGCTTGGCGTGCGATGCCGTTTTCCGCCGGTGGGTAAATCGACTGCTGTGAGCAGTGTCGACGGGGAGTGGTGCCTTTCAAAATCAAAATAGGCGCGTGTGCGTAGAGCGTTCGCGGTTTCCACGCGGTTCGTTTCCAGGTCGAGAAGATTCGGCGGCGCAAGAAGATCTtggccgcaggcgtcgccgcgctgggcTACGGCGTGAGCGACACCGACGTTGACACCGTGAActcgcgctccgcggccgtcgcggcctctgaGGCTGATCCAGAAGTCGAGGTGAACGAAAAAATGTCGACGCGAGGGAGCGTCGGCGGggaagcgcctcgcctggcgcaggcgccaagAGCCTCGAAGCGGCCTGGCTGCGAAGAATCAGCCCCgtgtcgcggccgccggtgTCTCACAGCTGAAGTCGTCTTCAGTGTCCTAGGAGTTCATCTGAGTCTGTTTATTCGCTGCCAAATTCACTAGACGGGTTGCTACTCACCACCTACTTTCACAGACAAATCTTCTGCGTAACGAATGCACGGTGTAGTCGTccgaggcggcagcagatCGCGGTAGTGCCTGAGACAGCGACTTCAGAGccagggggaggggggggggttggcGTTGCCGTGGCTCTCCTCCGTGTGGGGTGGAGAAGTGCCCCTCTCGCCTCAGTTCGGTTTTAGCAGTTCGGCGGTGCGTTGCATGAGGTTCGCGTGTGcgtggcgtctgcgcggttGCCGCAGAAAGACGAGACGGGCGTCGCGTTTGAGCCCTTCAACATGCGCAAGGAGTTTCAGGAGGGCACCTTTGACGAGGACGGCAACTACGTCTGGCGGGCGAAACTCCACGAGGAGGTGAAGGACGGCTGGCTGGACGCAatcgacgcgggcgacgccagaACTGCTTTCCGGGTGAGGCCGCTCAGCACTgagcgagcggcgaggagacgctgcgcgagTCCCATTTCGCGGCGTTTCCACGCTGAAACTAGGGGGAGAAAGaacgggggaggggggggcaaGGGCGTTAGGccggggaggaggagacagggtgcgcagcagcggcgcggagtgTCTCGCcttgtctctcctctctctcccgcgtcctGAGCGCCTGCCTCGTTTCGACTCCGTTTCTGTGCTTCAGACCGAAGACGAACGTCGGCGCGTTTTGTCACGGATGGACGCCGAGCCCGAGGCGGTCGCGGTCGATGTGCcggcgagtctccgcgccctcagCGAACTTCTGCAGCCTggggagacgccgacggcggcgattCGCCGCGTGAAGGCTGAGGCGAGTCAGCGGCatgcgaaggaggcggctgcggagtgcagcgtcggaggcggacgcggaggcgaacgcggggCGGGCTCCGCGAGTGAGGCTTCCGCGAGTGAGGcttccgcgagcgcgcgcc
This portion of the Besnoitia besnoiti strain Bb-Ger1 chromosome VII, whole genome shotgun sequence genome encodes:
- a CDS encoding hypothetical protein (encoded by transcript BESB_077880), producing MARKGPKAKAKAAYAAKGDARKKAAGREKDAEAKKTEEANSCGREAEAREEARERKAKAAEEAATEEAAAEEAAAEKDAPNEAERAGKEEAEEGGAETAETTREAAKASPAGQAAEKDATPASGALENGNQACAEAKAVSAEDSQLPVCPASEAEESGKEPQRVARPIDAPEPAGDASARCEEEARDGDTATDKALPFTPQKTTREKKKRDRDWKRGNEKFAFAGQRPSPPGACAPCPPCPPPPASAARTPVVLTPAPRRALGSCVPPPPFASRAPPAGAANVSLPPNRPPPPSPPPPPSCHSAPAFAAVYAPQPRALEGAMDPFAQLAYFTLLQQQKAESDGKITATFQPAEGAAAIENADAASVADSAAASDAGSAFTAFSTHSRNAGIYSEPEMLKRIEQARDYDGLRRLVTLCIQRAERHPAVLGALLLRLALQGRQVFRDQLLDMRREIRMRNAGVREKEAEKQHVKNPAPGSTFGRVAGSHQEDVKFDDFTKTVTRLSDALFGQLRARPVTISNEVLQNLIWALSLTQTNCMPLFRELASHVSSRSDLSLSQLVTVFCSYTRGLEGTADRKGGINVTSDDSSFFEDCVQKLLARTEEIASLSAKQIAFFLQACNRLNYNNDQVLKHVGKVALLKEKEFLPKEWASVVAVFTRFGVPLRGECEKLRRQRATRDWQKPPPPKKPKPISQC